In a single window of the Sphingosinicella microcystinivorans genome:
- a CDS encoding SAM-dependent methyltransferase codes for MKWTIAGAILIGTLPIAALSAAPPAAAAEAQAARTPDVIYVPTPPDVVDKMLEMAAVKDGDVLYDLGSGDGRIPITAAKRFEIRAVGIDIDPERISEARANAEEAGVTDEVTFRQEDLFKADFSDATVVTLYLLDSLNEKLRPRLLKELKPGTRIVSHAFRMGDWEPEATADVDGRMVYFWTVPKRR; via the coding sequence ATGAAATGGACGATCGCCGGTGCCATCCTGATCGGCACCCTGCCGATTGCCGCCCTGTCTGCCGCGCCGCCTGCCGCCGCCGCAGAGGCGCAGGCGGCGCGCACGCCCGACGTGATCTACGTGCCGACGCCGCCCGACGTGGTCGACAAGATGCTGGAGATGGCGGCGGTGAAGGACGGCGACGTGCTCTACGACCTCGGCTCGGGCGACGGGCGCATCCCCATCACGGCGGCGAAGCGCTTCGAGATCAGGGCCGTCGGCATCGACATCGACCCCGAGCGGATCAGCGAGGCGCGCGCGAACGCGGAGGAGGCGGGCGTCACGGACGAGGTGACGTTCCGGCAGGAAGACCTGTTCAAGGCGGATTTCAGCGATGCGACCGTCGTCACGCTCTATCTTCTCGATTCGCTCAACGAAAAGCTGCGGCCGCGCCTGCTGAAGGAGCTGAAGCCCGGCACCCGCATCGTCAGCCACGCCTTCCGCATGGGCGACTGGGAGCCGGAAGCCACGGCGGACGTCGACGGCCGCATGGTGTATTTCTGGACCGTGCCGAAACGGCGTTGA
- a CDS encoding APC family permease, translating to MNRHDTRLSPRFALPQATLGPGDLLALVVGIVVGAGIFRTPSVVAGAAGSEAALLLVWVAGGLISMIGALCYAELASAWPNMGGDYHFLGRAFGRRLAFFYAWARLAVIQTGSIALLAYIVGDYLAGIGGFGPATSAVYAALAVVGVTALNWAGVRFGAGAQRWLTLAEVLGLALVIVAGLALAPPESTVPPPEGGGTLGLMLVFVLLTYGGWSEAAYVSAEVRGDRRRIGRIMIIGLGIVTVLYLLVNIAFLKALGLGGMAASDAVAAEVMRRAFGGSGAVIVSLLIAVAALTSANATAITGARTSCALGREFPAFRWLGRWEAARDTPGNALLAQGATALLLVFAGAFARDGFTLVVEYTAPVFWFFLLLTGLALFVLRAREPDAPRPFRVPLYPLTPALFCLTCLYMLWSSVTYTGWGALAGIAVLAAGGVLLLVFRGAGKEPDR from the coding sequence GTGAACCGACATGACACGCGCCTCTCGCCGCGCTTCGCGCTGCCGCAAGCGACGCTCGGGCCGGGCGATCTGCTTGCGCTCGTCGTGGGGATCGTCGTCGGCGCGGGCATCTTCCGCACGCCGTCCGTCGTGGCGGGCGCGGCGGGCAGCGAGGCGGCGCTGCTCCTCGTCTGGGTCGCGGGCGGGCTCATCTCCATGATCGGCGCGCTCTGCTATGCCGAGCTTGCGTCGGCGTGGCCGAACATGGGCGGCGACTATCATTTCCTCGGCCGCGCCTTCGGGCGGCGGCTCGCCTTCTTCTATGCGTGGGCGCGGCTCGCGGTGATCCAGACCGGCTCGATCGCGCTCCTCGCCTATATCGTCGGCGATTATCTCGCGGGCATCGGCGGCTTCGGCCCCGCCACGTCCGCCGTCTACGCCGCGCTCGCCGTGGTCGGCGTCACCGCGCTCAACTGGGCGGGCGTGCGTTTCGGCGCGGGCGCGCAGCGCTGGCTGACGCTCGCGGAGGTGCTCGGCCTGGCGCTCGTCATTGTCGCGGGCCTCGCGCTCGCGCCGCCGGAAAGCACCGTGCCGCCGCCCGAAGGCGGCGGCACGCTCGGCCTGATGCTGGTCTTCGTGCTGCTCACCTACGGCGGCTGGAGCGAGGCGGCCTACGTTTCGGCGGAGGTGAGGGGCGACCGGCGGCGCATCGGCCGCATCATGATCATCGGCCTCGGCATCGTCACGGTGCTCTATCTTCTCGTCAACATCGCCTTCCTGAAGGCGCTCGGCCTCGGCGGCATGGCGGCGAGCGATGCGGTCGCGGCGGAGGTGATGCGCCGCGCGTTCGGGGGCAGCGGCGCGGTGATCGTCAGCCTGCTCATCGCGGTCGCCGCGCTCACCTCGGCGAACGCCACGGCGATCACCGGCGCGCGGACGAGCTGCGCGCTGGGGCGGGAGTTCCCGGCGTTCCGCTGGCTCGGCCGCTGGGAGGCGGCGCGCGACACGCCGGGCAACGCGCTCCTCGCGCAGGGCGCGACCGCGCTGCTGCTGGTCTTCGCCGGGGCCTTCGCGCGCGACGGCTTCACGCTCGTCGTCGAATACACCGCGCCCGTCTTCTGGTTCTTCCTGCTGCTCACGGGGCTCGCGCTGTTCGTGCTGCGCGCGCGGGAGCCGGACGCGCCGCGGCCGTTCCGCGTGCCGCTCTATCCGCTGACGCCCGCGCTGTTCTGCCTCACCTGCCTCTACATGCTCTGGTCGAGCGTGACCTACACGGGCTGGGGCGCCCTCGCCGGTATCGCCGTCCTCGCCGCGGGCGGCGTGCTGCTTCTCGTCTTCCGCGGCGCTGGAAAGGAACCCGACCGATGA